The genomic interval GTAATATCCCCCGATGCACTGTAGGTTCTCAGATTCAGGGTCAGATCGCCATTCAAGGTTCCAGAAGCAGGCAGTGATGCAGTGGGTCCCAGAGATCCCAGGATGGCTAAGGGAAAATTCTTTGCCTGCACCAGAAGCAGATCTCCCTCTGCCCTGCCCGTTGCCACCGCATCGCCCCGGCGAATATCGAAGGCGATCGGGCGGTAGGCGGAATTCAACGTGACGGCAATCCGATCCTGAACTCCGGCAAGATTCAGGTCAACCCCCTGGTCAACCCGTACATTGCCTCGTAGGACGGGTTCAAAGGCAATTCCATTCAGGACAAACTGGCGCAGGGTAAGCCCTCCCGCAACCTTAGGATCGGTGGGGGTACCCCGTAGCCGTCCCGCAAAATCCGCCCGTCCGGTGTAGGTGACATCGACGGGTAAGGGCAGCAAAAAGTCTCGCAGATCGTAATCGCTGGCACGCACGTTCAGATCCAATCCGGTGACGGCAGGCGCTCCCGGTCCTTGCAGGTTGGCAAAGACCAACCCATTGGCGCTAAATCCAGGGGCGCTTGCCTGCTGCACGATCACTTTTTGACCATCCCATTGCACCTGGGCAGTCAGTGGTTGCCCAATCACCGAAATACCCTGGGATAACCGTGCCTGTCCCTGTGCTCGAATATCCGCTGGACTGAAGGAGGCCAGGGAACCGGAGAGGGCAAAATTTCCGCTAAACTGCCCCCTCAGGTCAGGGGAAAACTGCCTGAGTTGGATACCGGAACCGGCGATCGTTGCCTGCCAGCGCCCATCGGCAGCACGTGCCTGAACCTTGGCAGTGCCCCCCGCAACGCTGATGGTTGTGTTCCGCAGGGTGGTGACACCGTTCGCAACCAGGATCTCGCCGGAAGCCGGGTAGGTGCCTTCCACTGCCTGCCAGCGTGCCAGCGTTTGAACATTCGTTGCCGGACCTGTAATTTGTGCCTGGGCATTTACCCGACCTACGGTGAAGGGGATGGCATTGCCGTTGCTATAGGCGCGGGCGATCGGGTCTCCAGGGACATTCACCGCATCCAGGACGATCGCCAATTGGGCAGGGTCCTTCAAGGTGATCCGTCCGGCTCCTGTAACCTGCCCGCCTGCTGCTGGAGTTGCCTGGATGTCCGAAATGACCAACAGCTTGGCGGCAGTGTCTAACCGAAATTGGGTAGCAAAACGGCTCAGGTCGATCTTGTCAACTTTGCCGGGTTTGGTGCTGCGGGCAACGCCGCTCAAAACGGGTTGTTCGATCGGTCCCGTTAACTTCAAATCGGCCTTAACCGCGCCCGCTACTGAAAACGGCAAAGGCACCTTCAGGGTTTCCAGCACGACTGGCAAAGGAGTAGGCTTCACCTGGGCAACCACATTGAAGCCCTTGTCAAAATTCACGTCCCCATTTGCCACCAGGGGAACTTTTCCATACAAAGCATTGACATTTTTCAGGCGAATCACGTTGCCGTTTAGTGCCAGTCCTCCCTTTGCCTGATAAAACTTTTGAGGCACCCCTGGCACTTTCATCGTCACCCCCCGAAACTGAGCCGTACCACCCAGACTTGGAGTTTTCTGATTCGGAAGCAGTTGTACTGTAATATCCCCATCGGTTCTGCCCGCTTCCAGGGTGATACCGGGGAGGTTGACCAGGCGATCGATCTCGGACACTAAAAAATTCTGTCCCCGAACCTTTAAGTTCGTTTGCAACGGGGTGCGCAGCGTTTCCCCGGTCAGATCCAATTTGCCGCCCGTCACCGAATTACCCGAAACCTCATAGGTAAACCGCTGGTTGTTATCAAACAGGCGGGCGTTGCCGTTCAAATTCTCCAGTTTGATGGGAATTCCTTTTCCCGCCCCCACTTCTTTTTCAGTCCCCAGTTTTGGCTTGGGAACCAGGGTTGCCCTGGCATCCTGAAACCGAATCACTTCCAGTTCAGTTTTAACGGGCCCTGGCGTTTCCTCCTGGGTAATCTCAGTTGTTACCCAGGCACCCGTTTTATCCTGCTCTAGATAAATATCAGGTTTGATCAGCGTAATATCCAGATTTAAGTTGCGAGTCAATAGAACCCGCAGTGGGTTAAATCCAACTTTGACAGACTGAATTGAAACCTGATCCGGATCGGTCGCTGTTGGCGGAATCGATGACGCACCGACGGTGAGGCTAGTCAGGGAAACCCCTTCAACTTTGCCAAGCTTAACAGGACGCTTGAGGGATTTGGTCAGGTTGGTTTCGACCAGGGGAACTAACTGGGTGTGAACAAAGTTCCATCCCCACCAGGCTCCTCCCGCCACACCTGCAACTGCGACGACTCCCAGAGGAATCCCAATCTGCCGTAAACGGCGCAGCCAGCGACGCTGCTGAAACGCTGAATTTGGTTCGCTACCTGGATCTGGCGGGTTTGTCATTTCCGGGGGCTGAGAGGTAATTGCGGTACGTGTCCATGCTTGTAGTCAATATACTGCCTTGGAGTGTTCCGTCAATGAGAGACAAAGAGAATTAAGGCAGAAGGCATGAGAGGAGGTGAGGAGGTGAGGAGGGGCGGGTGGGGGAAAGGGGGAAGACAAACCAATGACGACTGACAAACTTCAATTTCTTATCCCTTCCCCCTTCCCCTTTCCCCCTTCCTTCCCCTCCAGACCACACCCTAAAATCAGTAGAATGGGATCAATATTCATTAAGGACAGAGAAGCTCCATGATTCCTACCGTGATCGAAACGTCGGGTCGGGGCGAACGTGCCTTCGACATTTACTCCCGCTTATTACGAGAGCGGATTGTTTTTTTGGGGCAGGCGATCGATTCTGAGCTTGCCAATTTAATCGTTGCCCAGTTGCTCTTTTTAGACGCGGAAGATCCGGAGAAAGACATCTACCTCTACATCAACTCTCCAGGTGGGTCTGTGACGGCAGGGATGGGAATCTACGACACGATGAAGCACATCCGTCCAGAAGTTTCCACCATCTGTGTGGGTTTAGCTGCCAGTATGGGTGCCTTTTTGCTCAGTGCTGGCACCAAGGGCAAACGTATGAGCCTGCCCCACTCCCGCATCATGATTCACCAACCCCTTGGCGGTGCCCAGGGGCAGGCAACGGATATCGAAATTCAGGCAAGGGAAATTCTTTATCACAAGCAACGTCTGAATGAAATGCTAGCCGAACATACCGGACAACCCCTGGAGCGGATTCAGGAAGATACGGAGCGTGATTTCTTTATGTCGGCGGAAGAGTCAAGGGATTATGGCTTGGTTGATCAGGTGATCGATCGCCGCCCCTCGGCTTTGCGCCCAGCAGTGGTGAAGTAGGTGAAAGAATTTTAAGTTTTAAGTTTTGAGTTTTGAGCTGTATGTGAGGGGTGAGGAGTGGTAAGGGCGATCGCCCCTCAACTTCAACTTGCTTTCAGCAGCTTTTCTTTCAGCCAGGAATCTAAAAGCACCTCAACCGAAACTTGCCGCTCTTTAGCGACCTCCAGAATCTTGCCCATCAAATATCCATCCACTGAAACCAAATATTGATTTCGTTTGAGGTCAATATCAAAAAATGCTTCTGGTAGTTCGCTTTCATACTCACCCATGTCGTGAGTGTCAAAGAATTCTACGACTTCCTGATGGGAATTGAACTGAGGTAACTTTTCAGTCTCACTTTCTGCCATACAGTTTCCTCTCCTTAAATAGTAGTTTACGGAATGAAGACGCGGCGTGTACCTAGATAGTTATCGAGGTAAAGAGCAAGTTCTAGAAGACGATTCACACATAGATCTCGGTAGTCGGCATCAGTTAGCACACGATCCGGATCACCAATGGTCACAATGGGCAGTGAAGTAGGTGTATTTTCTTCGCGCAGAACTTGCTCTAGCGAATCTTTGCCCTTCATTTTGCGATTGGCAGTTAGCAAGATCATCTGGTTTGCTTGAGCGAAGCGCCAAACAACCCTATCACTGCTGGTCACTGATAAACCTATCTCTTCCAGCAGCACGAAGCGGATCGGAAATAAATCCATCCAGCCTTGATTGGTAAGGCTCCCCGATAACAGCAATGCATGTCCTTCTAAGTTGTGATCCACTAGAAAAATCATGCTGGAGATTCAAGCTTGGCTTGAAGTCTGGCTTGCAGTTTAGCTTTCTGCGTCTGAAGCTTCTCCCAAACAGCTTCTTGACCAGGTGGCGGCGGCATCCTGGCAATTTTGGCGGTTAATTCACGGTTTTGTTCTTCGTAATACTTTTGTAACTCTGCCGCCTCTTGCAGGACAGCCTGATATTCTGCCTC from Kovacikia minuta CCNUW1 carries:
- a CDS encoding CopG family antitoxin, with amino-acid sequence MAESETEKLPQFNSHQEVVEFFDTHDMGEYESELPEAFFDIDLKRNQYLVSVDGYLMGKILEVAKERQVSVEVLLDSWLKEKLLKAS
- a CDS encoding ACP S-malonyltransferase, with amino-acid sequence MIFLVDHNLEGHALLLSGSLTNQGWMDLFPIRFVLLEEIGLSVTSSDRVVWRFAQANQMILLTANRKMKGKDSLEQVLREENTPTSLPIVTIGDPDRVLTDADYRDLCVNRLLELALYLDNYLGTRRVFIP
- a CDS encoding translocation/assembly module TamB domain-containing protein, translating into MTNPPDPGSEPNSAFQQRRWLRRLRQIGIPLGVVAVAGVAGGAWWGWNFVHTQLVPLVETNLTKSLKRPVKLGKVEGVSLTSLTVGASSIPPTATDPDQVSIQSVKVGFNPLRVLLTRNLNLDITLIKPDIYLEQDKTGAWVTTEITQEETPGPVKTELEVIRFQDARATLVPKPKLGTEKEVGAGKGIPIKLENLNGNARLFDNNQRFTYEVSGNSVTGGKLDLTGETLRTPLQTNLKVRGQNFLVSEIDRLVNLPGITLEAGRTDGDITVQLLPNQKTPSLGGTAQFRGVTMKVPGVPQKFYQAKGGLALNGNVIRLKNVNALYGKVPLVANGDVNFDKGFNVVAQVKPTPLPVVLETLKVPLPFSVAGAVKADLKLTGPIEQPVLSGVARSTKPGKVDKIDLSRFATQFRLDTAAKLLVISDIQATPAAGGQVTGAGRITLKDPAQLAIVLDAVNVPGDPIARAYSNGNAIPFTVGRVNAQAQITGPATNVQTLARWQAVEGTYPASGEILVANGVTTLRNTTISVAGGTAKVQARAADGRWQATIAGSGIQLRQFSPDLRGQFSGNFALSGSLASFSPADIRAQGQARLSQGISVIGQPLTAQVQWDGQKVIVQQASAPGFSANGLVFANLQGPGAPAVTGLDLNVRASDYDLRDFLLPLPVDVTYTGRADFAGRLRGTPTDPKVAGGLTLRQFVLNGIAFEPVLRGNVRVDQGVDLNLAGVQDRIAVTLNSAYRPIAFDIRRGDAVATGRAEGDLLLVQAKNFPLAILGSLGPTASLPASGTLNGDLTLNLRTYSASGDITIDRPGFGTFRADQFGGRIGFANGVATLTGAELRKGKTIFRLDGTATLQGSSPRIKGKLKVEQGQLQDVLALLQVFELEDLLRGFEPPTYGTAADVQAVPLDLTSSPVLNQLRRLSEVQELIAQEQARREDASIPPLDELSGTFSGEVNVDGSLTTGINASFNLRGQNWEWGPYFAKDVVAIGSFEKGALTLLPLRFQSDQSVIAFSGQIGGENQSGQFRMENVPIDTLKQLAPVSVPLEGYLNVTATLAGSLSNPQAIGELSLTNGSLNGKDIQKAEGSFQYANARLDFGSQIYVAAADPISIAGSLPIALPFTTAQPADDRISLDINVKDDGLAVLNLLNNQIEWVSGQGVVDLKARGTLKNPIVTGVIQVKNGTLQARALPEPLTNVNGDITFNSDRITVRGVQGQFSRGQVSASGILPISTPFGQNDPDVGRLLDINLDNISLSLKGLYQGAVNGKLQVGGAALSPELSGLIRLSDGQVLLADSGAQTGGETSIPGTTSDEAAQSNVQFVNLRLELGDRVRITRAPFLNFVAAGNLIINGSITEPRPNGVITLRSGQVNLFTTQFNLERGYPQTAEFVPNQGLDPNLDITLVALVPEVTGSRLPTEISPSEVLDTPNFDRYGSAQTIRIQARVSGPASALTNNLFQSSQYLELTSSPPRSSAEIVSLIGGNFISNLGQGNAALGLANIAGSALLTNVQSVIGNALGLSDFRLYPALTPNTSDSRASKRGSSIDLVVDAGVDITRNLGVTVQKVLTTDQPAQFGLRYRLNNQFTVRGSTDFSGDNRAVVEFETRF
- the clpP gene encoding ATP-dependent Clp endopeptidase proteolytic subunit ClpP; the protein is MIPTVIETSGRGERAFDIYSRLLRERIVFLGQAIDSELANLIVAQLLFLDAEDPEKDIYLYINSPGGSVTAGMGIYDTMKHIRPEVSTICVGLAASMGAFLLSAGTKGKRMSLPHSRIMIHQPLGGAQGQATDIEIQAREILYHKQRLNEMLAEHTGQPLERIQEDTERDFFMSAEESRDYGLVDQVIDRRPSALRPAVVK